A region from the Fusarium musae strain F31 chromosome 1, whole genome shotgun sequence genome encodes:
- a CDS encoding hypothetical protein (EggNog:ENOG41) has translation MASTGDARKSRIVSHMNKDHTREITYYLRHYAHLSALAASSPVLKDIDLNGMTIKSNDGKDHFVPFSPPLSSWAEVKDRIIEMANTAREGLGLSDVIITAYTPPEGFGIFVTGSVLFYFFCAGTLPWVQPGTRIWELLNEGFPGGATFFRWLVNTIFWPVICIHLVECFFFDRKLQRHGVERFSGQWWLWLSNCFFEGFPAFKRVDAIVVRKQDKST, from the coding sequence ATGGCCTCTACCGGTGATGCTCGCAAGAGCCGCATCGTGTCGCACATGAACAAGGATCACACCAGAGAAATCACATATTATCTCCGCCATTATGCCCATCTCTCTGCTTTAGCTGCATCGTCACCCGTGCTCAAAGATATCGACCTTAACGGCATGACTATTAAGTCAAATGATGGAAAAGATCACTTTGTCCCTTTCTCGCCTCCTCTCTCCAGCTGGGCCGAGGTCAAGGACCGCATCATCGAAATGGCCAACACAGCCCGCGAAGGACTGGGTCTTAGCGACGTCATTATCACAGCCTACACACCCCCAGAGGGGTTTGGAATCTTTGTTACGGGATCAGTTCTCTTCTACTTCTTCTGCGCCGGGACACTGCCGTGGGTGCAGCCTGGCACACGCATCTGGGAGCTATTGAACGAAGGGTTCCCTGGAGGAGCAACCTTCTTCCGCTGGCttgtcaacaccatcttttGGCCCGTTATATGCATTCACCTTGTTGAATGCTTTTTCTTCGACAGGAAGCTTCAGAGACACGGCGTAGAGAGATTCTCTGGACAGTGGTGGCTTTGGCTCAGCAACTGCTTTTTTGAGGGGTTCCCTGCCTTTAAGCGCGTGGATGCCATTGTGGTACGGAAGCAAGATAAGAGTACCTAG
- a CDS encoding hypothetical protein (EggNog:ENOG41) encodes MASSDRSETPDSDGDRKPGSRDDSGQPPARKRQRVRLSCLECRRRKLSCDRGFPCERCIKSGTPDRCSYESRNGEVVNASSGVPPPFAQLDSRRFVDPATGLSPRDPEFVRQDHDRIRRLELELVQLKNQISRSGVSFDGSTLAGTTTSPQTKDDTNGNANVEDPSVREVHESIEATNMSGEKGELRFFRGRGFRTRYFGPHNASMAFVELTGLCPFMKETADEWLRPVILHDRKDRKRRREDREKIFEDSDPELEALLPTKEESDALIDVYLDQFEQVHRIVHIPTFKKEYDEYWAPGSTKRYAAFTALILAMMAVASCVHTHESLKFIGMMSNARHWAERWIKACDAWSSKQSQKHRRLIHYQVACLLYLGKRVNTIKKKRFWTGSGALIQDGIAVGLHREPSHMAAKITVFHQEMRRRIWATVQEFDMQASFDHCLPTLVSQLHYDTNAPRNLDDDDFDESTTVLPPSKPVKEYTFSSFQHLSRQSLPLRLELSRLLTGPSSEIDYDQVIRYTNDLTQEIDALPSWDMNLENVKGKKNPLIAYTLLHVQLRQYIIPLHQPYLKLRKQNSKYQYSEIIYYNAARDIVLLHDKLYEQGVRSLNFLREDALTTAINLCSVTMLQPRGSTNMIMINSHHTLKLIEKCIAMKEDRLLRCGNNEPWGYSIMCAALGLLEAHLGTKEPEVAKSTSAERFVNLHYRLLANQEPPVSGEHLAAAMNSVPPGNMGPGPTPNIPLHDRPKVMKLDFHGRAFPNIGIQSVTPFSFTPTMPTAPIDPSQAPWMMGGDPTQPFNLDPSLELLGINLNEIWGESWELG; translated from the coding sequence ATGGCTTCCTCAGACCGAAGTGAGACCCCGGACTCGGACGGTGACCGAAAGCCTGGGTCCCGAGATGACTCGGGCCAGCCGCCCGCCCGCAAACGGCAGCGTGTCCGCCTCAGTTGTCTGGAGTGCCGACGCCGAAAGCTGTCGTGTGACCGAGGCTTCCCGTGTGAGCGTTGCATCAAGAGCGGCACTCCCGACCGTTGCAGCTATGAATCTCGTAACGGCGAGGTCGTGAATGCTTCCTCGGGAGTTCCGCCGCCGTTCGCCCAGCTAGACTCTCGCCGCTTCGTTGATCCCGCAACGGGCTTGTCCCCGCGAGATCCCGAATTCGTACGCCAAGATCACGATCGAATTCGCCGATTGGAGCTCGAGCTAGTTCAGCTTAAGAATCAAATCTCTCGGTCTGGTGTGTCTTTCGATGGGAGCACCCTGGCTGGCACGACGACCTCTCCCCAGACGAAAGATGATACCAACGGGAATGCGAATGTCGAGGATCCTTCCGTCCGCGAGGTCCACGAGTCCATCGAAGCCACTAACATGTCGGGCGAGAAAGGAGAGCTTCGTTTCTTTCGTGGCAGGGGCTTTCGCACGCGATACTTTGGCCCACACAATGCCAGTATGGCCTTTGTTGAGCTTACAGGCCTGTGCCCTTTCATGAAAGAGACGGCCGATGAGTGGCTTCGCCCAGTCATTCTCCATGACCGTAAAGACCGAAAGAGACGACGCGAGGACCGTGAAAAGATATTTGAGGACTCGGATCCAGAACTCGAGGCTTTGCTGCCAACTAAGGAGGAGTCTGATGCACTTATTGATGTTTATCTCGACCAGTTTGAACAAGTGCACCGCATTGTTCACATTCCTACGTTCAAGAAGGAATACGACGAGTATTGGGCACCTGGGTCTACCAAACGTTATGCCGCTTTCACGGCCCTTATCCTTGCAATGATGGCTGTTGCAAGCTGCGTTCATACTCACGAAAGCCTCAAGTTCATCGGCATGATGTCCAATGCTCGTCATTGGGCAGAACGATGGATCAAGGCTTGTGATGCGTGGTCATCGAAACAAAGCCAGAAGCATCGACGCCTGATTCACTATCAAGTAGCATGTCTTTTGTACCTTGGGAAGCGAGTCAACactatcaagaagaagcgttTCTGGACAGGCTCCGGTGCACTCATCCAGGACGGAATCGCTGTCGGCTTACATCGTGAGCCAAGCCACATGGCAGCAAAGATCACCGTTTTTCACCAGGAGATGCGCCGACGAATTTGGGCAACAGTTCAAGAATTCGACATGCAGGCCTCCTTTGACCATTGCCTGCCAACTCTGGTTAGCCAGCTTCACTACGACACCAACGCCCCTCGCAATTtagacgatgatgattttgaCGAAAGCACCACCGTACTCCCACCATCAAAACCTGTCAAAGAGTATACATTCTCTTCCTTCCAGCATCTATCTCGTCAGAGCCTGCCTTTACGTCTAGAGCTTAGTCGTCTTCTTACTGGTCCGTCGTCTGAAATAGATTATGACCAAGTAATTCGATACACCAATGATTTGACACAGGAGATTGACGCTCTCCCGTCATGGGATATGAACCTGGAAAATGtgaagggaaagaagaacCCTTTGATCGCATACACGTTGTTGCATGTTCAGTTACGGCAGTACATCATCCCCTTGCATCAGCCATATCTCAAGCTTCGGAAGCAAAACTCAAAGTACCAGTACTCCGAAATCATATACTATAATGCAGCACGAGACATCGTCTTATTACACGACAAACTGTACGAACAGGGAGTTCGGAGTCTGAACTTTCTCAGAGAAGATGCTCTAACCACAGCCATCAACCTCTGTAGCGTCACAATGTTGCAGCCCAGAGGTTCAACCAACATGATCATGATAAACTCGCACCACACACTCAAGTTGATTGAGAAATGCATTGCAATGAAGGAGGATCGTCTATTACGATGTGGCAACAACGAGCCATGGGGATATTCTATCATGTGTGCGGCGCTGGGGTTGCTTGAAGCCCACCTGGGAACCAAGGAGCCTGAAGTTGCCAAGTCGACTTCAGCAGAACGCTTTGTCAATTTGCACTACCGTCTCCTTGCTAATCAGGAGCCCCCAGTTTCTGGGGAGCACCTTGCAGCTGCCATGAACAGCGTGCCGCCGGGCAACATGGGACCGGGACCCACGCCTAACATACCGCTGCATGACCGGCCAAAGGTAATGAAGCTTGACTTCCATGGCAGGGCGTTTCCTAATATTGGTATCCAGTCGGTGACACCGTTCTCGTTTACGCCGACAATGCCTACGGCTCCGATCGACCCAAGTCAGGCCCCATGGATGATGGGAGGCGATCCCACTCAGCCCTTCAACCTGGATCCGAGTCTGGAGTTGTTGGGTATAAATCTCAACGAGATCTGGGGCGAGTCATGGGAACTGGGCTGA
- a CDS encoding hypothetical protein (EggNog:ENOG41) gives MSTAPSSSATHHQSSTSAAAIGSSSSSSPSSSPRPPTSPPPTIASPSVAHAHAHAQIPSAAQQTSPPPPQLQSTLPSAETQRHVAEARRAVVATLENMMDSELQWRASMLHSNAAALSKQAQDVQRATEGLRRENVKLAREADAAARRLKELGNVQNWAEVLERDFLVLEETVRLANSDRSCSCSECGSYAGSESDGGDVDEGQRAMRLDEEERGKGVEGRKTLHVEMDIDTENHAPGTFSDASRSLTEADSSVGRGAKGSDTASMSTISR, from the coding sequence ATGTCTACAgcaccttcttcttcagctacTCATCATCAGTCCAGCACTTCAGCCGCGGCCATaggctcttcatcttcttcatcaccttcatcgtCTCCTCGCCCGCCgacatctcctcctcccacGATCGCATCTCCGTCAGTCGCCCATGCCCATGCTCATGCACAAATCCCCTCCGCAGCGCAGCAGACTTCGCCGCCTCCTCCGCAACTACAGTCCACGCTTCCGTCAGCCGAGACGCAGCGCCACGTAGCGGAAGCACGTCGCGCTGTCGTCGCAACGCTGGAGAACATGATGGACTCTGAGCTGCAATGGCGCGCATCTATGTTGCATTCCAACGCTGCGGCGCTGAGCAAGCAGGCGCAGGATGTGCAGCGTGCGACTGAGGGACTGCGCCGCGAAAATGTTAAGCTTGCGCGGGAGGCAGACGCTGCGGCACGGAGGCTAAAGGAGCTCGGTAACGTGCAGAACTGGGCTGAGGTGCTGGAGCGCGACTTTCTCGTCCTGGAGGAGACTGTCAGACTCGCAAATTCCGATCGTAGCTGTAGCTGCAGCGAGTGTGGAAGTTATGCTGGGAGTGAGAGTGACGGTGGTGATGTGGACGAGGGCCAGCGGGCCATGAGgcttgacgaagaagagagggGCAAGGGTGTTGAAGGGCGCAAAACGCTCCATGTTGAGATGGATATCGATACGGAGAACCATGCGCCTGGTACGTTTTCCGATGCTAGTAGGAGCTTGACAGAGGCAGACTCCAGCGTGGGAAGGGGGGCTAAGGGATCAGATACGGCTTCCATGTCAACGATTTCACGATGA
- a CDS encoding hypothetical protein (BUSCO:EOG09263FR7): MASLRSISLTNRSPRQPIKNLPESIEVDPDTTVEGLKVLIAKETKLGDFNRIGIYDPTTKKTLKNRKARLVDEPAVVSTGEVLVKDMGYQIAWRTVFVVEYFGPIIFHALAVAARPYIYRNGDGEMSRTQWITFAMIMLHFFKREYETLFVHKFSANTMPWKNIFKNSFFYWAVSGVLCAYSIYHPNSLAAKAKIPAIDAVGIALYCFGELMNALVHRYLSSLRSTGGTERKIPVGYGFGIVTCPNYLYEVLAWIGVILVSRDWTVAFFISIGAAQMISWAKGKERAYRKEFGDRYKKKRYAIFPGLI, from the exons atggcttctcttCGATCTATCTCGCTCACCAATCGCT CTCCAAGGCAACCAATCAAGAACCTTCCGGAGTCGATTGAGGTCGACCCTGATACCACTGTTGAAGGACTCAAGGTCTTGATTGCCAAGGAAACCAAGCTCGGAGACTTCAATCGCATCGGAATCTATGATCCTACCACGAAAAAGACTCTAAAGAACCGCAAGGCTCGCCTCGTCGATGAGCCCGCTGTAGTTTCCACTGGTGAGGTTCTCGTAAAGGATATGG GATATCAAATCGCTTGGAGAACAGTCTTCGTCGTCGAGTATTTCGGACCCATCATCTTCCACGCCCTCGCCGTCGCTGCCCGCCCCTACATCTACCGCAATGGAGACGGCGAGATGTCTCGAACCCAATGGATCACCTTTGCTATGATCATGCTACACTTCTTCAAGCGCGAGTATGAGACACTCTTTGTCCACAAGTTCTCTGCCAACACAATGCCCTGGAAgaacatcttcaagaacaGCTTCTTCTACTGGGCAGTCTCTGGTGTTCTCTGTGCATACTCCATTTACCACCCCAACTCGCTTGCAGCCAAGGCCAAAATTCCTGCCATTGATGCCGTTGGTATTGCTCTCTATTGCTTTGGCGAGCTCATGAATGCCCTTGTTCACCGATATCTTTCGAGTCTGCGTTCTACTGGAGGCACTGAGCGCAAGATTCCCGTTGGCTATGGTTTCGGTATTGTCACTTGCCCAAACTATTTGTATGAGGTGCTTGCCTGGATCGGAGTTATCCTTGTCAGCCGTGACTGGACCGTCGCTTTCTTTATCTCTATTGGTGCTGCACAGATGATTAGCTGGGCCAAGGGTAAGGAGCGTGCCTATCGCAAAGAGTTCGGCGACAggtacaagaagaagagatacgCCATCTTCCCTGGTCTTATCTGA